The Cololabis saira isolate AMF1-May2022 chromosome 18, fColSai1.1, whole genome shotgun sequence genome contains the following window.
tgggcgatatatcgagattttaatatatatcgatatattttcaaacacgatatggtacgagacaatatcgtttatatcgatttttacatttttattttatttgtttgttttcttttaatgattttgatatagcttattttgtgacaaattgagttgaatgtttcatttgagatttgcacaaatgttttgttatttgcacaactgtcaacctcagtggaaaagtctgcctgctactgtctacattgtattaattgcacagtatattttaatttaattgttatgcaggaaagggatatttgttttattttattcaagaagcatttttattctatatatgcaggcagtttatttttatttcatttgttttatatattttgatattgtgtagacctctgttaataaaggtacctgtatgacatttggcacgaggcattgtattaaaacttaagggtttgcctcagaaaaaaatgaagctaacagagatgctatgctataatgctttggggggaaaccccaattatggcacacaaaaaatatcgatataataataataataataattcattttatttggaggcgcctttcacgacacccaaggtcaccttacagaataaaaacacaggaaatacaattaaaaatacaataaacatccATACAAGTAGCAAGACAAATAGTATAACAGTAGACAAACAAACTGGTGGGAAGTAGTGCGTGATGTCCGGTTatagtgaatgggcaagtttgaacaggtgggttttgagttgtgttttgaatgtggtgatggagtctatttgttttatgtgtggggggagggagttccagagtctgggtgccgagcagctgaaagctcgggcacccatggtgctaaggtgtgaggtgggagtgtaaaggagtccagcagaggttgagcggagggtgcgggAGGGGGTGTAATCTTGCAAtaggtcacagaggtaggtgggggctaggttgtgaagggctttgtgggtgaggaggaggatatatattgagtatcgccatttagctagaaaatatcgagatatgacttttggtccatatcgcccagccctagggggAAACCACCAATTACGCAGCgtaaaaaatattgagatatatatcgagatatatcgccattcagctaaaaaatatcgagatatgactttttgtccgtatcgcccagccctatgtgtccattacctttgctttgaataatatcttctatgcttttattgaatttgctagtttaaggtcgttATCTAATGAGGTTCCACAGTTTTACgccctttgtatttgttcttattgctgttgtgtcaaacattgctgTTCCCCTGAGGTCGTGTTTGCCCTCTCTTGGCTTGAACAGTCGAAAAGTTGAACAGACGCTGATATGATGCGTGTGTGAATATTCCCAGGGTCCGTGAACACACCTGCTGTCCCTTGTCGCACACTGGTGCGGCTAGCTGATCCTTAGCTTTGTGTCAGAATGCTGTCTGCCATGTCTGGTCTGTCTGTTGTTTCTGGCTAACGACACTCGGCATTTGGTGGCTTTAATGTTCCGTGCAGCTAATCTAAAAACCATCGGCAAAGCGGAAACCGGCTGGTAGGTGGTCTTTGACACCCATCCATCCCTTTGAAATGAAATCACAACAGACGTGAACATGTTGGCTGCAGTCGTGCTAAAGAGGCTAACAGCTAATCCCCACTCAATAACTCCGGGGTTCTGTATTTATCATTGAAGGTGACAGGCGTTTAAACTAAACTTGCATAAATCTGACCAACATTGGTACTCAGAAGCAGAAAAGTGGCTTTTGAAGCGTCTTAATTTGGGACATTTGTGGAAGTTGGCTCTCCGGCGAGTAGGAGGCGTTAGCCTACCGAGCTCAGGCTTTCAGTCCATATTGGTGAGGTTTAATAACGCGAGTATTTAGTGATGTACTTATGTGTTGGCTATAACTTTCCTCGACGATGAGATACCaaaatgaccaaatattcaataaccatgtctacctcacagtggcgtcaattcagtggaagctaaggtattatatattatatatggcaaggttacgagtcacagaacttaactagagtatcaatcaacacgtccagcaaatactcatcacagaagtctgttatgtagtttatctgtgtggtcaagaacattggaactttttcaaatgcagtctcgctcactgcaaaaactcaaaatcttaccaggaatatttgtcttatttctagttaaaatgtctaatttttagtcaaaaaatctcattacacttaaaacaagactcatcactggaaaaaataacttgttatttgaccattttgctttgctctcattcgaaaaaactatgggcagatattaataataataataataattcattttatttaacggcgcctttcatgtcacccaaggtcaccttacagaataaaaacaaacaatacaatacaggaaatataatagtaatacagtagaaattataatacatacacacatacacaatacatacaaatagacaatcaaggagcaacagtacagataacagtatggtgggaggtagtgtgtggtgaccggtcaaagtgaatgggcaagtttaaacaggtgagtcttgagttgtgttttgaatgtggtgatggagtctatttgtcttatgtatggggggagggagttccagagtctgggtgccgagcagctgaaagctcgggcacccatgctgctaaggtgtgaggtgggagtggaaagaagtccagcagaggttgagcggagggtacgggagggggtgtattctttcagtaggtcacagaggtaggtgggggctaggttgtgaagggctttgtgggtgaggaggaggtttttataaattatacggtattggactgggagccagtggagttggataagaacgggggtgatgtggtcagatgacttgatgcgggtgatgatccgggcggccgagttctgaatgagttgtagtttgttggtgagtttggttgggaggccagtgaggagagcattacagtaatcaatacgggatgtgacgaatgagtggaccagaatttcggtgctggattgggacagtgctggacgaagtctggagatgttgcggaggtggaagaatgcagtccgggtgatgttgtggatgtgaggtgcaaatgagagtgtattgtccagaatgacgccgaggctcttgacgtggggggaaaagggtaccgggaagccgtcgatgatgatgggaggggcgggagagggttgcgacttggtgagggtggatattagcaaatttattattgactcttttgctatagattttaatttacattgggaaaatgttgtttttggtttccattgtttccctaagaaagaaggaaaatgttactttttgataaatctgtttttatttcttgccaaatttcatattcataagagtaaattttcaaagaaaaccccttgtttttttgttttccagaaagaaattGAACTTGACTTGAAATTAATcctaaaatcaacaaatgaaaaggctatTAAAACCATAGACTTATGTTATATGTttaatcttcttgaataacaaacatcacccctggcacatgtcctatattttatttgtatactgttccTGTATACTGTTTTGTGttaattcttttaaataaagtaaaaaaaaaaaaaaaaaaaatgtgaccattttcacctgtttcaagtacattttcacttgaaataagtagaaaaatctgccagtgggacaagatttatcttctcattacaagcaaaaaatcttgttcccctggcagatttttctacttattttaagtgaaaatctacttgaaacaggtgaaaatgtttgtgtttgagtcttgtcttaaatgttatgagatttttttttactaaaaattagacattttaactagaaataagacaaatattcttgttaagattttgagtttttgcagtgtataataactagtgaaatcgatcatgttgttctgatttgcatttgtagttattctatatgtattaagtaatagaataagcaatacaaatagacacagagtaattccataaatgtatttaaaaaataaacatttacattttcccttgaagccaaggtgtggcggctgccataccttgccatacccaattgacgcccctgctacctcatactgctgcacctttcacttaaaaaaaaggtatatatgttaataagagctgtcatttgtctatttactgtacagtgagcgaaaacaacaaattccctgtcttgtttgacctgacttggtcaataaacctgatttttatatatatatatatatatatatatatatatatatatatatctcctttatttaaccaggtaaaaaaactcattgagattaaaacctctttttcaagagtgacctggccaaaatggcagcataaaaacaatccaacaatacatacaaacacagacagtcagtcacacattccggggaaacaatagtaaaatttacacaacggggcagtcacaagaaccgagagagctaatttctctgtcttttaaaatggatttgaatttacccaaggatacaagctcaaccaatttcaagtccttctgcgcatcattccaggttgagggggcagaaaacttgaacgcctttttacccagttcagttctggctctcgggacctgcatttgaataaagttctgtgagcgcaggccataatggctgacgtttctacacatgtgcacgcacaaatatgtagggagacgtcccaaaatggatttgtaaataaaagtcAGCCAGTAGGAGAGTCTACGGACAGGAAAAGAAGGACGATTGGCAGCAGCATACAAACAACAGTGATGTACATGATAGCTGCAACCGGTGATAAAACACAAAGCAAAATGATACACTGTATCTAATTTCTTTAAATACTGCTCAGGAGCGTTCATAAAAAGCAGACCGCCATAGTCCAACAAaggtaaaaaagttgttttgaTCAAATATTTCCGGACCCgaaatgaaaaacatgatttgttcCTAAAAACGAAACCTAATTTTAGTTTCAGCTTAGAAACAAGGTTATCAATATGAGATTTAAAAGACAAGTTGTCATCAATCAGAATGCCTAGATATTTATAAGAACTGACTAATTCAATTTAAATCCCCTGAACAGTTAACAACCTTGGAAGGTGAGATGGAAGCTGCTTGCCATTTGAAAAAAGCATATTCTTCTATTTATCTGCGTTTAATACTAGTTTAAGCTGAGTCAGACGGGATTGAACAGCATCAAAGGCAGTTTGCAAGAACTCAagggattctgattctgaaaatcACTAAAATCACTCAGCACATATTTGTGAATGTTTTGAGTTTATTTAGAGTAAAACAAGACACGACATCAACAAATCAAATGCTGAAACTAGAGATATTTGCTCTTCTTGAAGTTAACATGTGCAAAAtgttggccaataaacctgattctgaaatAATCTGTCATGAATGATCGATTGGCTTTGGTGTCACAGATGTTGCTACACGACTATCTCAGCAGCTGCTTAAATTGCTATGTTTGAGGTGGCATCTGTTTAGTTAAGACTGATTTCCAGATTTCATGACGTTTAATAGACTATAGCCGCACACAGTTATTGCTTACAATGTTTATCAGCATCCATGAGAACTCATAACCAAAATATCCCTCTGGGTTCTTAGTACTTGGTTATCCAAGCTTAAAATTGTCATGGTAATGTCTTTGGTTCTTTAGTAAGaaagtacatttttatttatatagcacttttcacagACAAGTGAATGTCACAATGTGCTTCATAAAAAATTCATAAAAcaacatcaataataacacgaataaaacactacaataaaagtagaaatacgataaaaacaagacaataccgataaaagctcctagaataaaagtacataaaatcaacatgatggtcataaaacaaccctctcactactaatgtttaaaagcttggagaaacaggtgggttttaagtttgTTCTCAAAGCATTGATGGAGTCCAGAGAACGTAGAGACGGCGGGAGATCGGTCCAGAGTAGGGATGTtaacaattaatcgattttcgattaattgcagttatgaaattacccgattaaaattaacgattacaattaatctatttatttatttttttcgtttaatttcaccagctggtattacgcccggaccacatttaatgcgacacaacgcgctgcgccgcgcacataaagttagaagaaagagacggcggatatgtttggttttagtaacatgctcaggcaatgagtctgcaatggcccagacgggagacacatgtagctcagtgcttaacttttatttttaatccactctatattcttctggttgttctccgatatgttcccctaaagcctgaattatggttctgccttaaatcgccgccgtagcctacggcggcggctctgcgttgttgtaacgcggaaccataaatcagccttcacctggtacatacataggtttctctaaacatctgtccccgctacagttttaactaaaagaaaatgtgctccaatacagcaggtctcatcattttattttgaacactgccaaaactctaacttaaaacgtaactagaacttaaaatttgcttgacacaaattacactattatggctgctgctactactaatagccttgaagtgcactttatattatattccttgtggtacaaaaatgtctttgttacttttgtatcaaataaatatttgattaaggaatacattaaaatgtcctttgtattttatataagcaaaaaaaattatgtttgtatctcagatgggggaaaaacgccacttatcaactaatcgatgatcgatcgataaggttatcaactatcaattaatgaaataatcgataatttgcatccctagtcCAGAGCCTCGGTGCGATGGCCTGGAAGGAGCGATCTCCTCGCGTCTTATTGTTTACGTGTGTAGCAGAACTGGTGAGACCCCTCTTTCTCTAACCTCCAGGCACTTTCGCCGGACGATGGACGAGCTGGTCCATGACCTGGTGTCAGCACTGGAGGAGAGCTCGGAGCAAGCTGCACGTGGTGGTTTTGGTGATGGAGGAGACCATGCACTGGCAGTGGGATGTCTACTGAAGAGACAGGCTCGGAAACGGAGGGGAAGAAAACGTCGATCAGACAACCCACATCCGCCATGGGAGACAGGCCACCTCAGCGAGGGTTCAGAGTCCAGTGTGGAGGAACACAAGGTGAGGCCAAATGAATGGAGCAACCCGTTTTGTCTGAAGACATCTGAGACTGTCTGGCCCACTATGCTGTCACAGGAAAAGACTGGTAGAATCAGGCAGGAAATACTTGGTTGTCTTTCTTTTACTCTTCATGCAACTCAATAATACCAGGAGTTTATGGCTCATTCTAATCTCACCCAGTTGAGGAGAGATTAGAATGAACCATCTTCGACCTGGTAGCTCAGCGGGATGATCTCCATCTCCACCGTTTGAAGTGGCTTTGATTTACTGAAAaggcagggctccagactgcgaccaaatgctcgcattttgcgaccaaaatttgagtatgtgcaactgaatttcatgtccactcgcacacgtgcgaccagtcAATGAACCcgcatatttgcaggccaatgagtgtgaaagggaatgagtcgggggatctatttatttatttatttatttatttcgtttaatttcaccagctcaaagcaggtattacgcccggactacatttaatgcaacACAACGCGCTGCCgctgcgccgcgcacataaagttagaagaaagagatggcgggtatgtttggttttagtgacatcatgctcaggcaatgagtctgcaatggcccagacgggagacacatgtagctcagtgcttaacttttatttttaatccactctatattcttctggttgttctccgatatgttcccctaaagcctgatttatggttccgccttaaatcgacgcagagcctacgccgtagcctacgacgtaggctctgcgttgttgtaacgcggaaccataaatcagccttcacccggtacatacataggtttctctaaacatctgtccccgctacagttttaactaaaagaaaatgtgctccaatacagcaggtctcataattttattttgaacattgccaaaactctaacttaaaacgtaactagaacttaagatttgcttgacacaaattaaagttaaattttaacacgtgggaaaaacacctaaccttttaagtgatgtgtgttatcaggtgtaatggcatttttaggttagaaataagaatatttcttggtagatccttagttatttgagtgaaggcagtgaatttggtcaactggtgtaagtccagggttttagtaaagacacaagtaaggaaatgttattggccagtacccccaaaatttgtacatttgttaagtactgtgtttaacagttaaattcatggctgaaaggttactaagcactttgttaccaagcacttttttatcatgtgaatgtatgttttttttatatataatgacagcaatggtgctgtcagtttacttgcagcatctttaaaagtgcacaataaaatgtaacactgcatttgaaacagcacattgtggtaattcattaatctattatgaaatacgtattactaatacactgaaatgtagtagaaatgtaaaaatttggttagcgtgttgataaacgatgtgcgctcctaaaatttctgattgtgcccctaaatattttcagttaggggctactgtgctcctagtgaaaaaagttagtctggagccctgaaaGGGTCtattattgtaaaaaaaaacaaggcaccATCTTTACAGAGTGGATTatagtatattattacatattacaacacacatataaTAAAATGCACTGTATGAGTGACTGTGAATGAGCAAATGAATAATACATCAACATTCACTTTTAAAGGCTATATAAGTGTGTAACATTtggtgtctttttttcttttgtcaggTTTTGTAGATGAAAATTCCCAAATTGAAGctaaacaatgaaataaagtaatatacagtacacatgtctattttcttttcagttgaTCACAAACTATTTACTAATAAAATGAACATTTATGGTTAAAACAAAAGTTGTTTGGAATTGGTCTACTTAATtgatgttttgctttttttcttcttttttccccattgtgAATAGATTTTGCCATAGTATGTTAAAAACAGTGTGGTGCACAATGGCACATATTATAATTTATGTGCTACTTAAGTAATTTATTAGACATCTTACAGTTGAAGACAGATTGTTTGGCCATCCATGTGTTTAATTCTAACTGGCATACTTGAGTTTGCTGAAGTTTCTTAATTTAGCCTTGGCATCACAGGCTGATACTCACCACCATGACATCTGTTGCAGGACTACCGTGCCAGCGCAGGGGGGGTGTCTGCTGCCAGCAGCCATGCCCGTGACAACAGTGACTCCGATGAACATCTTGGCCCCAAAAGACGACCCCCCCACACAGCTGACCTGGGGCGAAGCAAGAGACCACTTTGGCCCGATGACCTGGCTGTCCTAGGATCAGCAGAGGGAACTCGCAGCCTTAGACGTCGGCGTAAGGTCAAACGCATGGCTGTTGACCCGCccgcagaaccagaaccccctTCCATCGTGCTCGGGCCTCCCCCTGTCCCAAAAGCCCGTGTTGTCGGCAGGCCGCATAGACTGGGTGCTAACGACTGCCGTGGAGGTGCCATGGAGCTTTGTGGAGGTGGCCTGATGGGGTCAGGAGGGGGGAAAAACCGCATAAAGAAGAGGAAACTAGCAACGAACAGGCTTGGAATGGAAGCTGCAGATGAAGGGGTGGTAGTTGAGAGCGAAGACCCCTTTTCTTCTCTGACAGATGGATCTAAGGAGAAAATGGAGCTGGATGAACAAAAGGGCTCAGATGAAGACATGAGTGACAGGTGGTTAGTGTTTTGACTTTATATTTATGATTCAAACACATTTTGAAGTCTTCTTTTTCTGCATCTGTATTGTTAACACGAGTGTGCTTGTGAGTGACCTCAGGTAAGGAAGGCCGCTGTTTGTAAGACTAGGTATCACAAATAGTGATTAAGTTGACTGTGTTTAGctgcatttcaacttttgtccttttttgtgtttttcaagaAATGTCTCGTGTTTTGAATCTCTTTTCCTGCCATCTTTTTAGCGAAACTAGCAGTGTGAGTAACAGCAGTGACGGCGGCCTCTATACCAATGATGAAGGGAGGCAAGGTATGTACTGAGAAATTCCtacaattaatttaaattttgaaCTGCAATGCACGCAGTAGCGAGAATATAATGAATTTTTAACTACATCAAGCAACAGATGTCATATATTTAAAAGAAATTCCAACACTGAGAAGCAAATTACTTGAGGGAGTAGGCCTGCGTTGAAATAATCGATTTtttgattctaaatcgattatcatattaattcctaaaaatcgattcttatgtctaaagatcgattttattttatttttttcccccatcattacattttcgcccagtgaactttaatcccagtagtcggacatacagtttgtcatgacacttctgaaaaatgccagatgcttcatggcaatatgtgtgcgtggtgacagaataaataagacaagctaaaatgatttgtttactgcatgagctgttgcaatttctttctttttttgtactttaaatggatattgaaaggcctgtttgagttatttatttcttagatatttcacaataattattgggAAATTATTaattcactagttattttacagtgatataattcaggcaatagctcaaaaaacattttaaataacactaactcAAATCAAgatcggatcggatcgaatcgaatcctgaaaatcgattctgaatcttaagaatcggaatcgaatcgattcttgacatttgaatcgatccccagccctacaagGGAGCCTTTTTTTGTTTCTAGGCCTCATGATTAATGTCTTTCTCTtgtgatattgtttttttttgttcttgttccAGCTGATGATGAGCAAAGCGATTGGTTCTACGAGGGTGAGTCGGTGTCTGGTTCTGCGCCCGGTGGTGCATGTGGGATAGCAGGAGTGGTTCCCTGGTGGGAGAGGGAGACGGCTTCAGAGGAGCTGGACCTGGCTGATCCCGTCTTCAGCAGCATTCTCACGGGTTCCTTTCCACTTCTGAGTACCAGTGGTCAAAGAGGTATGCTGCCAACACACCGGAGCAGTCTAATTTTTGTAAACTAGACATATTACTGAGAAAATGCCCTGTGAGTGTGGGTTGAGTAGGATTGTGtagagcagtgtctcccaacctgggggtgcagttgtaaaaattatatttgcgaatgagtcattcataagacattgttaggaataatttatgaatgtcttgaatattttttgtgttttttatacactggtgacaaacacaggaaatgatttcattccttattattatatcattactcaacatttaatctactccgacaggttgttaaaggaaaaatgtaaaaaaaatgttggtctcatattaaaagagacatttttcagaaatatttttatgtccttttgtgcatattttatacattggtgacattggagaaaaaaaaagccatatgtatacagagtaaaccaaagagaaatgtatcaaaaaaacataattaatgttcattttttcaattaaagactattttggtgctagtacgtaccggtcggggggcctggctggtcttagacacaagtagggggggctccaaggaaaaaaggttgggaacccctggtgTAGAGCCTAGTTTTACAAAATCACACACATAGATTTTACAGTGTTATTGCAGTTTTACTCATGGCCAGCAGGAGGCAGTCATTACATAGACTGTTTAGGGGCGATGTGGAAGTGGAGTGATATATGAAATAAGAGGtagaaaaatattttctgtttagCTTTTCATTTAGCACTGAAAAGAATAAATACCAGTTTCATGACACCCATTTCACAaagttgatttttttcttcagttgtaTTTCATGGGCTCACTTGTGTCTCTTGTAATTAAAGGTTACTCTCCCAGGTCCCCTTTTCTGATATATCCATGTCACTGTTTGGCAGGGTTTCATGCCAGATTGAgtcgtttccatggaaacaagcAGGGACCTGAGGCGGGGCTGCAGGGAAGCTCCAGTCAGGACTTCACTGAAAGACTTAGCAGACAAACCCAGGATGAGTGAGTttgatttttcttcttcatctaTTCATATACATTCTTGTTAGTTTTCTCAGCATCAGTGGAACATTTGGGGTCTGATTGTTATAACGAGCATCATTatattagaatcagaatcatctttattggccaggttcgaacattgtccaacaaggaatttgactccggtaatttcgctctttggtgataaaataaacaataaaacaaatgtgttatttctatgttacagaataaacagtataaacatttaaggtgcagcagtttgaggtagagagagaaaagaaaggaaaagaaaaagaaaaagggacagttctgaataaaaataaacataacctatttacaattttacagggcaattatacaaaaaaatacaaaagattatacaaattatacaaataGATACACAGTGAGGGGTGCagctgagtgaggcagacatggttgtcaaggaataataataattaaacaaGCTTATAGGACTAGAATACAGTACAGAACTTGTACTGTAGTAATATCTGATTCCACGGCCATGTAGACTTATTTAAAAGTATCAAACAGTTTCTGAAAATGTAACATGTAAGAAAGGTAGTCAAGTAAAAACAAAGCCAAAAAAGGCTTCTTGGTATTCTGTAAAGCATTCTGCAGTGAACCAACAGTTCACTTGCAGCAAGAAATAGTGATAAACACtggtcctttttgtttttgaagcaGTGTTGTAATGGTAATGAAGCGTTTTAATTATGCCGTTGTGTCTTTGACAGGCCCTGGTTTAGCTCAGGCTCGAGGCGAGACCACGGACAGGTGAGCAGTGTTCCTTTTGAATTTCCCTAATTCCTTTTCAAACGGCTTGAAAGAATCTCCCTGAAATGAAAGTTCAGATATTGATCCACTACAAGCGCCCATTCGGCGGGTTGTTTTCTCACTTGGATAACTTGCTAAGTGCTTGAGACATTAAGTT
Protein-coding sequences here:
- the gpatch2 gene encoding G patch domain-containing protein 2 isoform X2; amino-acid sequence: MFRAANLKTIGKAETGWHFRRTMDELVHDLVSALEESSEQAARGGFGDGGDHALAVGCLLKRQARKRRGRKRRSDNPHPPWETGHLSEGSESSVEEHKDYRASAGGVSAASSHARDNSDSDEHLGPKRRPPHTADLGRSKRPLWPDDLAVLGSAEGTRSLRRRRKVKRMAVDPPAEPEPPSIVLGPPPVPKARVVGRPHRLGANDCRGGAMELCGGGLMGSGGGKNRIKKRKLATNRLGMEAADEGVVVESEDPFSSLTDGSKEKMELDEQKGSDEDMSDSETSSVSNSSDGGLYTNDEGRQADDEQSDWFYEGESVSGSAPGGACGIAGVVPWWERETASEELDLADPVFSSILTGSFPLLSTSGQRGFHARLSRFHGNKQGPEAGLQGSSSQDFTERLSRQTQDEPWFSSGSRRDHGQLHWDSRTDRGHRRSCSVKTASRQTSGHLGSLCTGDVKRRRKAAPLGSTAPSGVVGDNVPPLPDSNMGNRMLQSMGWSPGMGLGPEGRGITEPVRAIQRPKGAGLGFN
- the gpatch2 gene encoding G patch domain-containing protein 2 isoform X1, with translation MFRAANLKTIGKAETGWHFRRTMDELVHDLVSALEESSEQAARGGFGDGGDHALAVGCLLKRQARKRRGRKRRSDNPHPPWETGHLSEGSESSVEEHKDYRASAGGVSAASSHARDNSDSDEHLGPKRRPPHTADLGRSKRPLWPDDLAVLGSAEGTRSLRRRRKVKRMAVDPPAEPEPPSIVLGPPPVPKARVVGRPHRLGANDCRGGAMELCGGGLMGSGGGKNRIKKRKLATNRLGMEAADEGVVVESEDPFSSLTDGSKEKMELDEQKGSDEDMSDRCETSSVSNSSDGGLYTNDEGRQADDEQSDWFYEGESVSGSAPGGACGIAGVVPWWERETASEELDLADPVFSSILTGSFPLLSTSGQRGFHARLSRFHGNKQGPEAGLQGSSSQDFTERLSRQTQDEPWFSSGSRRDHGQLHWDSRTDRGHRRSCSVKTASRQTSGHLGSLCTGDVKRRRKAAPLGSTAPSGVVGDNVPPLPDSNMGNRMLQSMGWSPGMGLGPEGRGITEPVRAIQRPKGAGLGFN